A region of the Candidatus Zixiibacteriota bacterium genome:
TTATTCCCAGTATATCGGCGTCATTCTGCTGGTCGGCCGATAGAACCAGGTTGTGGCATTGCACTTCGTTGCGGTATCCCTCGGGGAAAAGAGGCCGGATCGGCCGATCAACGATGCGCATTGAAAGAATCTCTTTTTCGGATGGTCTTCCCTCGCGTTTAAAAAATCCACCCGGGATTTTACCGGCCGCATATGTTTTCTCGCGATAATCGACGGTCAGGGGAAAGAAATCCTGACCCTCGACCGGTTTATCGGAGGCACAAACCGCCGAGAGTATCAGCGTGTCGCCCAGTCTAACAGTAACCGCTCCGTTGGCCTGCAAAGCAATTTTACCCGTCTCGAGAAGCAGTCTTTTTCCGCCCAGTTCCAATTCTACACTATGTAACATTATTTAAACTCCTGCGTTACCGTCTGATGTTCAACTGCGATATGATATGACGGTAACTTTCAATATCACGATCCATTAAATAGTCGAGAAGACGTCTTCTCTTTCCTACTTTTATGAGTAGTCCCCGACGACTGTGAAAGTCCTTGGGATGCGCCTGCAAATGCGTGGTAAGAGTGTTGATGTCTTCGGTTAAAATGGCAATCTGGACTTCCGGCGAACCGGTGTCCTTACTGTGAAGCTGATGCTCACCCACGATTGCGGCTTTCTTTTCTTTGCTAACCGACATTTCTTTTTTCTCCTTCGTTCTTTATTCTCAGCACAATTTCTTTATCAATTTTAATCTGTTCCACCAGCTGGGTGGTACTGTCATATTTTTTATTCTCCCTCAGGAAAGTCTCCGGATAACAGAACAATTCCTTGTCGTAGAGGTTCTCATCAAAATCAAATATATTCACTTCTATAGAGATTCCGGCGTCGGGATTGAAATAATTCTGCCCGATAAACATCATACCGTCAAATTTCCTGCCGGCCAGCTCCAGGCTGCAAGAGTAAACTCCGTCGGCGGGCAGAAGCTTTCGCTCGGGGACTCTCAAGTTGGCCGTTGGAAACCCGAGCTCCCGTCCGAGGCCGATTCCGCGGATGACTTTTCCCCGGATGGGGTAGTGATGCCCGAGCATATCGATGGCACGGGACAAATCATTTTCCAGAATCAAGCGTCGAAGGCGTGAGGACGAGATCGGTTTGCCTTCTACGATCACGGGGTCGACAATCTCCAGCGCAAATGAGTACTTGCGGCTCAATTGAACAAGATCATTGATCGTGCCGGATCGATTTTTGCCGAACGCATGGTCGTATCCGACGATGAGTTTCTGCACTTTGATCCGCTCCAGCAGAATGTCACGAGTAAATTCCTCGGCCGTCATGTTCATCAGAGCCTCATTGAACTCCAGAACAAGCAGGCGTCCCTCCATATATTTCTCGAACAGTTTCATCTTCTCTTCCCAGACAGTAAGCAAGAGAGGAGCGCTTCCGGGTGTGACCAGGACGCGGGGATGCGGTTCAAAGGTAATTGCAAGAGGAGTGGCTCCCTGCCTTTCGGCGGCGAGTATCAAATGCCGGAGGATAGCCTGATGTCCAAGGTGTACCCCGTCGAAAGTGCCGATCGTGGCGATAGTCTTTGCCTCGAAGGAGGAATAATGCTGGATGCCATTAATAATCTGCAGACTCAATTTAACACCCTTACATAATTAAAGAAGCTCTCCCCTTTCAGGTCTTTA
Encoded here:
- the rpsO gene encoding 30S ribosomal protein S15 yields the protein MSVSKEKKAAIVGEHQLHSKDTGSPEVQIAILTEDINTLTTHLQAHPKDFHSRRGLLIKVGKRRRLLDYLMDRDIESYRHIISQLNIRR
- a CDS encoding bifunctional riboflavin kinase/FAD synthetase, with the protein product MSLQIINGIQHYSSFEAKTIATIGTFDGVHLGHQAILRHLILAAERQGATPLAITFEPHPRVLVTPGSAPLLLTVWEEKMKLFEKYMEGRLLVLEFNEALMNMTAEEFTRDILLERIKVQKLIVGYDHAFGKNRSGTINDLVQLSRKYSFALEIVDPVIVEGKPISSSRLRRLILENDLSRAIDMLGHHYPIRGKVIRGIGLGRELGFPTANLRVPERKLLPADGVYSCSLELAGRKFDGMMFIGQNYFNPDAGISIEVNIFDFDENLYDKELFCYPETFLRENKKYDSTTQLVEQIKIDKEIVLRIKNEGEKRNVG